A single window of Echinimonas agarilytica DNA harbors:
- a CDS encoding carboxymuconolactone decarboxylase family protein, translating to MNNFQLHTLETAPAESKPLLDKSLKAFGMIPNLHAVLAESPGILEGYQVLHQLFANSSFNAEELTVVWQSINVEHGCTYCVPAHTGIAHSMKVDAALTDALRNGEPMPTEKLQALQDTTLGIVRGRGRVDEAQVAAFFAAGYGQRQLLEIILGLSQKVISNYTNHLAATPLDKAFEQFAWEKA from the coding sequence ATGAACAACTTTCAACTACATACCCTCGAAACTGCCCCCGCTGAAAGCAAGCCTCTTTTAGATAAGTCGCTAAAAGCATTTGGCATGATCCCCAATTTACATGCCGTTTTAGCGGAATCTCCGGGGATCTTGGAGGGTTACCAAGTGCTTCATCAGTTGTTTGCCAACTCATCGTTCAATGCCGAAGAACTTACTGTGGTCTGGCAAAGTATTAATGTAGAGCATGGTTGTACCTATTGTGTACCTGCACATACGGGTATTGCGCATTCAATGAAGGTCGATGCCGCGCTTACTGACGCGTTGAGAAATGGTGAACCAATGCCCACTGAGAAGTTACAAGCCCTGCAAGACACCACGCTAGGGATTGTGCGGGGTCGAGGGCGCGTTGACGAAGCTCAAGTTGCAGCATTTTTTGCAGCTGGATACGGGCAACGGCAATTGCTTGAAATCATATTAGGTCTCTCACAAAAAGTGATTAGTAACTACACCAATCACCTTGCTGCTACACCGCTGGATAAGGCATTTGAACAATTCGC
- the panD gene encoding aspartate 1-decarboxylase, with product MQAIMLKGKLHQARVTHAELEYEGSCAIDQDMLDAAGILEYEQIQIYNIENGERFTTYAISGERGSRIISVNGAAAHKASIGDRVIICAYVSMANAEATAHKPSLVYLDQNNDIVRQSKDIPVQVA from the coding sequence ATGCAAGCGATCATGTTAAAAGGTAAACTTCACCAAGCACGTGTCACACACGCCGAGCTTGAGTATGAAGGTTCCTGTGCGATTGATCAGGACATGTTGGACGCGGCTGGCATTCTCGAGTACGAGCAAATCCAAATTTATAACATTGAAAACGGCGAGCGTTTCACAACGTACGCTATTTCAGGTGAACGTGGATCTCGGATCATTTCAGTCAATGGTGCAGCGGCTCACAAAGCCAGCATTGGTGACCGCGTGATTATCTGTGCATATGTGAGCATGGCAAATGCCGAAGCCACAGCACATAAACCTTCATTGGTTTACTTGGATCAGAACAATGATATTGTTCGCCAGAGCAAAGACATTCCTGTTCAAGTCGCGTAA